In Fluviispira sanaruensis, a genomic segment contains:
- the pepF gene encoding oligoendopeptidase F — protein MKEILKIQKRSEVKTEETWNLSDLFQDFSHWSNEFNKLPSEDNLEKLIESTYKNKLSQSPELIYECLKCRDELGLRLENLFVYASLRNTEDVKNTESSEAVGKIEIKHSGLMSKFAFLEPELLNISQINEWIKTEPLKTYHFKITELIRKKPHILTEQEESLLAKLSVSLNIFDEIHSKWNNADLKFSNALDSNGKEHIVSNSRYSLNLQAKDRELRKNTYNSYNSEICKWRNTITSNYYGNMLSGSTVAKVRKFTGYLEAELFDDAIPVSLYDGLIESIKKNISLLHRSMKLRKNLLKVDAVQPYDRAVSLYESKEEVSFSWEEGRDLVLKAIAPLGEEYVAIATQGLTKDRWVDRAENEGKRSGAFSWGTYSSRPYMLQTWTGTLGDVYTLAHELGHSMHSYYSHKHQPYHNANYTIFVAEVASTLNEALLSDYILTHMKDSDLAKSVLSENIENFEGTVLRQVLFAAFEREASLIADKEESFTPDTLEDIYLNLNKYWYGKECEYPEYVKNEWMRIPHFYSAFYVYKYATSYCASLALSESLRIDKEKTREKIFRFLKAGGSKPPLEILKDAGIDFLNSDPVANAFENYKRNIELAEKTFG, from the coding sequence ATGAAAGAAATACTGAAAATTCAAAAACGAAGTGAAGTAAAAACAGAAGAGACTTGGAATTTAAGTGATCTTTTTCAAGATTTCAGCCATTGGTCCAATGAATTTAATAAATTACCTAGTGAAGATAATTTAGAAAAGCTTATAGAAAGTACATATAAAAACAAACTTTCTCAATCTCCTGAACTAATTTATGAATGCCTTAAATGTAGAGATGAGTTAGGCCTTCGACTCGAAAATTTATTTGTCTATGCTTCTCTCCGTAACACTGAAGATGTAAAAAATACCGAGTCGAGTGAAGCCGTTGGTAAAATTGAGATAAAGCATTCCGGATTGATGTCTAAATTTGCTTTTTTAGAACCAGAGTTGTTAAATATATCTCAGATCAACGAATGGATAAAAACCGAGCCTTTAAAAACTTATCATTTTAAAATAACAGAGCTAATTAGAAAAAAACCACATATATTAACAGAACAAGAAGAAAGTCTCTTAGCAAAGTTATCTGTTTCTTTAAATATTTTCGATGAAATTCATAGTAAATGGAACAATGCTGATCTTAAATTTTCAAACGCTTTAGATAGCAATGGCAAAGAGCATATTGTTTCAAACTCACGTTATTCTCTCAATTTGCAAGCAAAAGATCGGGAATTAAGAAAAAATACTTATAATTCATATAACAGTGAAATCTGTAAGTGGCGCAATACAATAACATCAAATTACTACGGAAATATGTTATCAGGTTCAACTGTGGCTAAAGTAAGAAAATTTACAGGATATTTAGAAGCAGAACTTTTTGATGATGCTATTCCTGTGAGCTTATATGATGGTTTGATTGAATCTATTAAAAAAAATATTTCTTTGTTACACCGTAGCATGAAGTTACGTAAGAATTTATTAAAAGTTGATGCTGTTCAACCCTATGATAGGGCTGTTTCTTTATATGAGAGCAAAGAAGAAGTCTCTTTTTCTTGGGAAGAGGGCAGAGATCTTGTGCTCAAAGCGATTGCGCCACTTGGGGAAGAATATGTTGCCATAGCTACTCAAGGTCTAACAAAGGATAGATGGGTCGATAGAGCAGAAAATGAAGGAAAAAGATCGGGAGCTTTTTCTTGGGGGACATATAGTTCTCGTCCTTATATGCTGCAAACTTGGACTGGTACTTTAGGCGATGTCTATACCCTTGCGCATGAATTAGGTCACTCCATGCATTCTTATTACAGTCACAAACATCAGCCCTATCACAATGCAAACTATACAATCTTCGTTGCAGAAGTCGCAAGCACTTTGAATGAAGCGCTATTAAGTGATTATATTTTAACACATATGAAAGATTCGGACCTAGCGAAATCTGTTCTCTCTGAAAACATAGAAAACTTTGAGGGAACCGTTTTACGTCAAGTTTTATTTGCTGCATTTGAAAGAGAAGCTTCTTTAATTGCTGATAAAGAAGAATCGTTTACTCCAGATACACTTGAAGATATTTATTTAAATTTAAATAAATATTGGTATGGAAAAGAATGTGAATATCCTGAATACGTTAAAAATGAATGGATGCGTATCCCACATTTTTATTCAGCTTTTTATGTTTATAAATATGCAACAAGCTACTGTGCATCACTTGCTCTTTCTGAAAGTCTTCGCATTGATAAAGAAAAAACCAGAGAGAAAATCTTTCGCTTTTTAAAGGCTGGTGGATCGAAACCTCCACTTGAAATTTTAAAAGATGCAGGAATAGACTTCTTAAATTCTGATCCAGTAGCAAATGCATTTGAGAATTATAAACGTAACATTGAATTAGCTGAAAAAACTTTTGGATGA
- a CDS encoding purine-nucleoside phosphorylase translates to MMEQSKYLKNVSASSDFLKKWHPNAPDICIVLGSGLSNAIPNISEMKSIHFSDIPGFKAANVAGHAGDLRVDDIEVQLPNGTHKKRQIAFLRGRNHGYEGNNAGEVVHNVRSMISWGVKGIILTNAAGCLNTNWELGRMMIISDHINSTGMSPLNGEFGEGFGARFVDMTSCYTQSWQKQFADTANALGHKIYDGVYFGVMGSQYETPAEIRMMQTMGAHSVGMSTVLEAIAARQLGAKIAGISCLTNYGAGLKHQTLDHSDVMDMGSLFSQDMANIVLKTAVALEV, encoded by the coding sequence ATGATGGAACAAAGTAAATACTTAAAAAATGTTTCGGCAAGCAGTGATTTTCTTAAAAAATGGCATCCAAATGCTCCTGACATTTGTATTGTTTTAGGATCAGGTCTTTCAAATGCAATTCCCAATATTTCAGAAATGAAATCGATCCATTTCAGCGATATCCCTGGCTTTAAAGCGGCAAATGTTGCTGGCCATGCAGGAGATCTCCGCGTCGACGATATCGAAGTTCAATTGCCTAATGGGACTCATAAAAAACGGCAAATTGCGTTTTTAAGAGGTCGCAACCACGGTTATGAAGGCAATAATGCTGGAGAAGTCGTTCATAATGTCAGAAGCATGATATCTTGGGGGGTTAAAGGAATTATATTGACAAACGCAGCTGGCTGTTTGAATACCAACTGGGAATTGGGAAGGATGATGATTATTTCGGATCACATCAACTCAACTGGAATGAGCCCACTCAATGGCGAATTTGGCGAAGGTTTTGGTGCTCGTTTTGTTGATATGACCTCTTGTTACACTCAGTCTTGGCAAAAGCAATTTGCAGACACAGCAAATGCTTTAGGTCATAAAATATATGACGGAGTTTATTTTGGAGTTATGGGATCTCAATACGAAACACCAGCAGAAATTCGTATGATGCAAACGATGGGGGCACACTCTGTTGGTATGAGCACTGTGCTTGAAGCCATAGCGGCTCGTCAACTCGGCGCAAAAATTGCCGGTATCAGTTGTCTCACAAACTACGGAGCTGGCCTGAAGCACCAAACTCTCGATCACTCCGATGTCATGGATATGGGCTCGCTATTTTCCCAAGATATGGCCAATATCGTCCTCAAAACCGCGGTTGCGCTTGAGGTTTAG
- the hpt gene encoding hypoxanthine phosphoribosyltransferase: protein MQIQVNNTLMNVKVLFSESDIRERIKQLSEQINLDYGTENTLVILIVLHGALIFASDLVRNLAMPTEIETVRIKSYEGTTSSGNINLVTPLPKDLVGKHVLVIEDIVDTGRSINFLLNELKKSNTKSIKVCSLLDKPEAHEYPLKADYIGFQIAKNFVIGYGLDLDGKYRNLPYVADLIKA from the coding sequence ATGCAAATTCAAGTAAACAACACTCTTATGAATGTTAAAGTCTTATTTAGCGAGTCTGATATACGTGAGAGAATTAAACAACTGTCAGAACAAATCAACCTAGACTATGGTACAGAAAATACTTTAGTTATTTTGATTGTCCTGCATGGAGCACTTATTTTTGCTTCCGATCTTGTTAGAAATTTAGCTATGCCAACAGAAATAGAAACTGTACGTATAAAGAGCTATGAAGGCACAACAAGTTCTGGAAATATTAATCTCGTTACCCCGCTTCCTAAGGATCTCGTAGGCAAACATGTACTTGTGATTGAAGATATAGTTGACACCGGTAGGTCAATAAACTTTTTATTGAATGAACTCAAAAAGAGCAATACAAAATCTATCAAAGTCTGTTCATTATTAGACAAGCCAGAAGCACATGAATATCCTTTAAAAGCAGATTATATTGGGTTTCAAATCGCAAAAAACTTTGTCATTGGCTATGGCCTCGACCTTGATGGCAAATACAGAAATCTTCCTTATGTTGCCGACTTAATAAAAGCCTAA
- a CDS encoding DUF2079 domain-containing protein, producing the protein MDDLFQKRIKLIFYMFILFFSIKAILVPWSFFRASYFGFHDFGLISNFLANTAYGKLFFVDDNSLNHLSVHWTPTLILITPFFRIFESQYVMIFFGNLFCCAGVIYFISYTLKVIIKSLNSKLLISLLSLFLIFQFFANKYLNKNFISGHFEIFFIAFSIITLIMILENRKFYYILIPLFLALGVRQDMGLFLFFQILSLYFIPKKLNTINDNSKKLIPLYLLICVIYVFLSLKIFMPLMGAAKDLRATDFWSQWGNTWGEIIVSVLSQPVLVLETVAKSGAPAFNENFLYLGIFNPIQWVCVQIPGLLLFLANDTDKNHLFWYNSSMLLPGIYLATFFGLLNLLNFIIKKQPNSINIISGVIAIILFIFVIRMDRATNSPNYSYKTFENENNLENFNSVKKAIAQSCPYKTLITSADHQSIVFLPNSAKRYLLKNYSKSEIVIVSHLNPSDFGSEAGYQTFQKELKNIQEDKKFNLLYKDMHYSVFYNKERKVCRS; encoded by the coding sequence ATGGATGATCTTTTTCAAAAAAGAATTAAACTCATTTTTTATATGTTTATCTTATTTTTCTCAATCAAAGCGATTCTAGTGCCATGGTCATTTTTCAGAGCAAGTTACTTTGGTTTCCATGATTTTGGACTTATTAGTAATTTTTTAGCCAATACGGCCTATGGGAAATTATTTTTTGTCGATGACAATAGCTTAAATCATTTATCAGTCCATTGGACACCAACATTGATATTGATTACCCCTTTTTTCAGAATTTTCGAGTCACAGTATGTAATGATTTTTTTCGGCAATTTATTTTGCTGTGCTGGAGTGATTTACTTTATTTCTTATACTCTAAAAGTTATTATTAAATCCTTAAACTCAAAATTATTAATTTCATTATTATCTTTATTTTTAATTTTTCAATTTTTTGCAAATAAATATTTAAATAAAAATTTTATTTCAGGACATTTTGAAATATTTTTCATAGCATTTTCAATAATAACATTAATAATGATACTTGAAAATAGAAAGTTTTATTATATATTAATCCCTCTTTTTCTGGCTCTTGGTGTCCGACAAGATATGGGGTTATTTCTATTTTTTCAAATATTATCTCTCTATTTTATCCCTAAAAAATTAAACACAATAAATGACAATTCTAAAAAATTAATACCATTATATTTATTAATCTGCGTTATTTATGTCTTCTTATCTTTAAAAATATTTATGCCTCTCATGGGCGCAGCAAAAGATCTCAGAGCGACAGATTTCTGGTCACAATGGGGAAACACCTGGGGAGAAATTATTGTATCGGTCTTAAGTCAGCCTGTGCTTGTATTAGAAACCGTGGCAAAAAGCGGCGCTCCCGCCTTCAACGAAAATTTTCTGTATTTAGGAATTTTTAATCCTATTCAATGGGTCTGTGTTCAAATCCCTGGTCTTCTCCTCTTTTTAGCAAATGATACTGATAAAAATCATTTGTTTTGGTATAACTCAAGTATGCTGCTTCCAGGGATTTATCTTGCTACATTTTTCGGTTTACTCAATTTATTAAATTTTATTATTAAAAAACAGCCAAATTCTATTAATATTATTTCTGGCGTTATTGCAATCATCCTTTTCATCTTCGTGATAAGGATGGATCGCGCAACCAACTCACCAAATTATTCATATAAAACATTTGAAAATGAAAATAATTTAGAAAACTTTAATTCCGTTAAAAAAGCAATCGCTCAAAGCTGTCCATATAAAACTCTTATTACCTCAGCAGACCATCAAAGCATTGTTTTTCTCCCGAACTCTGCTAAAAGATACTTATTAAAAAATTATTCTAAATCTGAAATTGTTATTGTCTCACATTTAAACCCATCTGACTTTGGCAGTGAAGCGGGGTACCAAACTTTTCAAAAAGAACTCAAAAACATTCAAGAGGATAAAAAATTTAATCTCTTATATAAAGATATGCATTACTCTGTATTTTATAATAAAGAAAGAAAAGTTTGTCGGAGTTGA
- a CDS encoding ArnT family glycosyltransferase codes for MKKVLKKKYLLYSLPFLFLFAVVFPKLLGHGMFIDGVLYATIARNLSQNIGTFWEPYFTKTIFPSFSEHPPLGLYIQSILFSIFGDSRWVEKGYTLALAILQLLLISRIWKNISNKKDLSWAPAFIFVITPIVFWAMANNILENILIVFLMIGTLFIIRGCRAQKNYEAIFYGFISAIFLLLGFLSKGVFALYLLVFPFFCFYFLDKANKSKAIICQISLLFSTIILSLPFIFYTKSFAFFKLYFENQVYKGLVGDREISDPHFEILRALLEQIVLPVSLCLIIVLFIRNLKLFNFNRTTILYLLMALSSSLPLVISSKNHAAYLMISLPFYALLIASLFLNYLSRFHDWCVQTKYGAFLLYSLVISMSFVIIILSTRNYNRVLKNAEYHNDFTMQGKMPLENKLISFCPKWMRGKGATKMMASNLARDYKISLSLNPNHQFRIFLLNDPEACSIPKGCTLFFPKNPKEFAIYDCQEISSIDSINGENEVLMDSALFWYDGSKQQQE; via the coding sequence ATGAAGAAAGTTTTAAAGAAGAAATACTTATTATATAGTTTGCCTTTTTTGTTTTTATTTGCAGTGGTTTTCCCAAAATTACTTGGGCATGGAATGTTCATAGATGGAGTGCTTTACGCGACAATTGCTCGTAATTTGTCGCAAAATATAGGGACTTTTTGGGAGCCTTATTTCACCAAAACAATTTTTCCTTCTTTTTCTGAGCATCCACCTTTGGGTTTGTACATTCAATCCATTTTATTTAGTATATTTGGAGATTCCCGCTGGGTAGAAAAAGGCTACACTTTAGCCTTGGCTATCCTTCAATTGCTGCTCATATCAAGAATTTGGAAAAATATTTCAAACAAAAAAGATCTCTCTTGGGCACCCGCTTTTATCTTTGTCATTACTCCTATCGTTTTTTGGGCCATGGCGAATAATATACTTGAAAATATTTTAATTGTTTTTTTAATGATAGGCACCCTATTTATTATACGTGGGTGTAGAGCACAAAAGAATTACGAAGCTATATTTTATGGATTTATATCAGCAATTTTTCTATTGCTTGGTTTTTTATCAAAAGGTGTTTTTGCACTATATCTTCTTGTTTTTCCATTTTTTTGTTTTTATTTTCTAGATAAAGCAAATAAATCAAAAGCCATTATTTGCCAAATATCACTCTTATTTTCAACAATAATATTATCCCTACCTTTTATTTTTTATACAAAATCATTTGCTTTCTTCAAATTATATTTTGAAAATCAAGTTTATAAAGGTCTCGTTGGGGATAGAGAAATTTCAGATCCTCATTTTGAAATACTACGTGCTCTTTTAGAACAAATTGTGTTGCCTGTATCTTTGTGTCTTATTATAGTTTTGTTTATTAGAAACTTGAAATTATTTAATTTTAATCGAACTACAATTCTTTATTTATTAATGGCTCTTTCTAGTTCATTGCCATTGGTTATCAGTTCCAAAAATCATGCGGCGTATCTCATGATTTCATTACCATTTTATGCTTTGTTGATTGCCTCGTTGTTTTTAAATTATTTATCTAGATTTCATGATTGGTGTGTTCAAACAAAATATGGCGCATTTTTATTATATAGTTTAGTAATTTCAATGTCTTTTGTAATCATTATATTAAGCACAAGAAATTATAATCGGGTTCTTAAAAATGCTGAGTACCACAATGATTTTACCATGCAAGGAAAAATGCCTTTGGAAAATAAATTAATAAGTTTTTGTCCAAAGTGGATGAGAGGCAAAGGTGCAACAAAAATGATGGCATCAAATTTGGCTAGAGATTATAAAATATCGTTATCACTAAATCCAAATCACCAATTTAGAATATTTTTACTAAATGATCCTGAAGCTTGTTCTATTCCAAAAGGATGCACTTTATTTTTTCCAAAAAATCCAAAGGAATTTGCTATTTATGATTGCCAAGAAATAAGTAGCATAGACTCCATAAATGGCGAGAATGAAGTTTTAATGGATTCCGCATTATTTTGGTATGATGGTAGTAAGCAACAACAAGAATAG
- a CDS encoding ArnT family glycosyltransferase: MKKFLDKKYLLFSLPFLFLFAVIFPKLLGHGMFLDGVLYAAIARNLSQNIGTFWEPHYAQTLYPSFFEHPALSIYIQSILFDIFGDTRWVEKGYTFVLSLLQLFLVIKIWKNISKEKELFWAPALIFIITPVVFWTMANNELENTLLVFTLSSTLFIIRGCRAKHNIEAIFCGLISAVFIILAFLSKGVFALYPLVFPFFCYFFLENANKKKAIACQISLLFSTLILFIPFILNESSYNFFKIYFEQQVYRSLSGHREVDNPHFEIFIVLLKEIIVPISLCFVIVAFSKSMKLFNFNRTTVLYFFMALAASLPLVISSKNHGWYLMISMPFYALAIASLFINYLIEFKDWCIRTRGGSLFLYSLVISLSCVAIILSIRNYNRVLKNAQYHNDFTMQGKMLLENTVISFFPQWLRGKGETWMMLGNFARDYKISLSLNPNLRFRLFLVNDPEAIEVPKGCRLFFPKNPKEFAVYDCIEDSSMSLLSENNEILLNSEAQT, encoded by the coding sequence ATGAAGAAATTTTTAGATAAGAAATACTTATTATTTAGCCTGCCATTTCTCTTTCTTTTTGCAGTGATTTTCCCAAAATTACTTGGGCATGGAATGTTCTTAGATGGAGTGCTTTATGCTGCAATTGCGCGCAATCTATCCCAAAATATTGGAACTTTTTGGGAGCCTCATTATGCCCAAACATTGTATCCATCTTTTTTTGAGCACCCCGCTTTAAGTATTTATATTCAATCTATTTTATTCGATATATTTGGAGATACGCGGTGGGTTGAAAAAGGATATACTTTTGTATTATCTTTACTTCAATTATTTCTCGTCATTAAAATTTGGAAAAATATTTCAAAGGAAAAGGAACTATTTTGGGCTCCAGCTTTAATCTTTATAATTACGCCTGTTGTCTTTTGGACTATGGCGAATAATGAGCTTGAAAATACATTACTGGTTTTTACTCTTTCGAGTACACTCTTTATCATCCGTGGTTGTCGAGCCAAGCATAATATAGAAGCAATATTTTGTGGCTTAATTTCAGCAGTTTTTATTATACTTGCTTTTTTATCAAAAGGTGTGTTCGCTCTTTATCCATTAGTTTTTCCATTTTTCTGTTATTTTTTCTTAGAAAATGCGAATAAGAAAAAAGCAATAGCCTGTCAAATCTCTCTTTTATTCTCAACTTTAATTCTATTTATACCATTTATATTAAATGAAAGTTCTTATAATTTCTTTAAAATATATTTTGAACAACAGGTTTATAGAAGTCTATCTGGGCATAGAGAAGTAGATAATCCTCATTTTGAAATATTTATAGTTCTTTTAAAAGAAATTATTGTTCCCATATCTTTGTGCTTTGTTATAGTTGCATTTAGTAAAAGCATGAAACTGTTCAATTTCAATCGAACTACAGTTCTATATTTTTTTATGGCACTTGCAGCCTCATTGCCTTTGGTTATTAGTTCAAAAAATCATGGTTGGTATCTTATGATTTCGATGCCATTTTATGCTTTAGCAATTGCATCTTTGTTTATAAATTACTTAATAGAGTTTAAAGATTGGTGCATTCGTACCAGAGGTGGATCTTTATTTCTATATAGTTTAGTTATTTCATTGTCTTGTGTCGCTATCATTTTGAGTATTCGAAATTATAATCGAGTGCTTAAAAATGCTCAGTATCACAATGATTTTACCATGCAAGGAAAAATGCTATTGGAAAATACAGTCATAAGTTTTTTTCCTCAATGGTTGAGAGGCAAAGGAGAAACTTGGATGATGCTTGGAAATTTTGCTAGAGATTATAAGATATCTTTGTCATTAAATCCAAACCTTCGGTTTAGACTTTTTTTAGTAAATGATCCTGAAGCCATTGAAGTTCCAAAGGGGTGTAGATTATTTTTTCCAAAAAATCCGAAAGAATTTGCTGTATATGATTGTATTGAAGATAGTAGTATGAGTTTATTATCTGAAAATAATGAGATATTGTTGAACTCAGAAGCTCAAACTTAA